In the genome of Mogibacterium neglectum, the window ACTAACGCCCATATTGCTGGCGAAATTACTACACTGCCGAACTTAAGCTGTCCTGCGAGCGATGCAAACCACGCAACTAGACCAAGCTTGCAAAGCATGAATACTGGTGTATTGTACTTATCAGGAACTCTTGGCAAAAGCTTCTTAACCTTAGAATCATCGTTTACAACCGTCATTCCGATCTGCTTGTTAGCTTCCTTCTGTTCCTCTGTGAGAACAATTTCTCCGCTTCTAAGCTTAGACAGTAGATGGTTACCGCAAATGTAGCAGCTACCTCTAAGCCTTTTGCATGAGCAGCCATCTGCATAGTTGTAGCGGCAACGATTCCACCAGTTAGTGGAGGTAGAGACCAGCTATCATCAGAGTTTTGTCCATGAACAGCGGTGCAAGATACCAGCTGAATAGCACCATACTTGCGAGGCCAGCTAGACATACAACGATAGTCTTCCACTGCTCCAGCAGATGCTTAACACTGATGATTGTACCGATATGTACGATAAGCAGCATCATAGCTACTGTTGCTGCAAATGGAACGAGTCCAGAATCTGTCCCTATTGTCTTAGGGAAGAATGTCCAGTATCCAAGTAGATATAGGATTGCGGATGCGAATACGGATGGTACCCAAGCCTTGGTAGCTGTTGAAATCCACTCACCAACGGCATAACAGATAGCCATCAACACGAATGCCAATAGTGCATTATAAAATACCATGTTTCTCTAGTACTTTCTGTTTTCTAAAAAATAACATCCTGTGAATTAATCTATTTTGACAGTTAGCCCTAACCCCTGACTATACTGCCTATATTACAAAGCCGCTCAGCAGCTCTATAAACTCTTATGCACTGCAATATATTATGCATTGCAGTTTTCTTTTAAATACCTAATTGCTGTAGCAACCATAGCCGCCATACCGTAAGGAATTGTCTCCTCGTTTAACGTACTTGCTGAATTATGTAGCGGAGCATAATGCCCTGCATTCCCAGCTTTCAAAATCATAAATGTGCCAGGCTTTCCACTTACATCTGAGTAGGCACTGAAGTCCTCACTGAAATTCATCGGTCTATCTAAATCGATTACCCTATCTTCACCGATGGTATCTGCAGTTGCCGCCCTTGATACAGATGTGAGCTCTTTATCGTTTATCACTGGAGCATATCCCTTTACATAATTGACATCTACAGTGCATCCTAACCTCTTCAAAGAGCTCCCTTGCTCTCTTTAAAATTTTATTCTCACTCATCTTTAATCCCCTATTTGCGAATATGCGAATTGCATTTCACAATTTACAACACATATGTAAAAATCCTATAAGCCTTTAACCACAAGGCTTACATTAAGTCTAGAAATTTAATATGCTGTATTATAACACCGTTTTTTATAATTTAAACAAATTTTTCATACTTTTTTGTGTTATTTCACTAACACTTTCTAGAGCCACTGAAATTCCAACGATAAGTTGATATGAAAAATTTGCACTTTATCGTATACACTGTTTTATGGTTTATTTTCGTAGATATTAGAATATGGCATCATAAAAAAGAATCCTCTCATCGCCAATGCGCCAAGAGGATTCCTTCGGAATATTAATTACTTGCGTATATTAAATTGAAATTTCTATAGAAATTTGTATTGCTGATATGAT includes:
- a CDS encoding M20/M25/M40 family metallo-hydrolase encodes the protein MKRLGCTVDVNYVKGYAPVINDKELTSVSRAATADTIGEDRVIDLDRPMNFSEDFSAYSDVSGKPGTFMILKAGNAGHYAPLHNSASTLNEETIPYGMAAMVATAIRYLKENCNA